A stretch of DNA from Planococcus antarcticus DSM 14505:
TATCGCACAATGTGCGGAACATAAAATTGGACTGATTCTGGATTGGGTTCCTGGACATTTCTGTGTCGATGAACATTCGCTAGCTCTATTTAATGGGGGTCCTTTATACGAGGATGAACGCGAAGAGCGGCGTGCCAATCCCGACTGGGGAACATTAAACTTTGATATTCAAAAAGGGGAAGTCGTTAGCTTTTTGATATCCAGCGCCCATTACTGGCTAAACGAATTTAAGTTTGATGGCTTCCGAATGGATGCGTTGGTTTGTTTATTGTTCATCCCAAATAGAGAAAATCGTCCACACAACCAAGAAGGAGCCGATTTTCTGCGTAAATTGACGAATAGTTTAAGGGAGTTTTACCCGGAAGCTCTATTGATCGCCGAAGATGCTTGGCATTACCCAAAAGTAACGCACGACGTTTCTGAAGGGGGTGTCGGTTTTCACTATAAATGGAACTTCGGATGGATGCGTGACACGTTGGATTATATGGAGATACAGCCATCTCAACGCTCTGAAGCACATCAAAAAATGAATTTCTCTCTGATATATCAGTATCAGGAGCGCTATCTTCTTGCACTGTCGCATGATGAAGTGGTGAATGGAAGAAAATCCCTATTAAACAAACTTCCTGGAACACTAGATGAACGCTTTCTTCAATTACGGTTGCTGTTCGGTTTCTGGATTGCCCATCCCGGAAAAAAAATGCTGTTCATGGGCCAAGAGTTTGGCCATTTCGAAGAATGGGAATTTAAACCGGAGTTGGATTGGCCTTCATTGGAAACCGACGAACATAAGAGAATGGCTGATTTTACAAAAGAGTTGCTAGTTTTTTATAAAAAGGAAAAAGCATTTTTTCAATTAGACGACCATCCGGATGGCTTTTCCTGGATCGATGCGGACAATCATGAACAAAGTGTGGCCGCCTTTATTCGAAGGGGGTATATGCCACAGGATGAGTGTGTTGTCGTCTGTAACTTTTCGAGTCATCATTACGAGGATTTTAGGCTAGGAGTTCCAAAAAACGCAGCGTATGAAAAAATCTTTACATCAGGAAACGATGTTCAAAGGACTGTTATTGGGGCGGTGGGTGATCCATACGATGATTTGCCATATTCCGTAGAAATGGATTTGCCTGCATTTACGATGAGCATATGGAAACAAAAACAGGATGGGAGTGAAGCATGATGAACGATAAAGTAGTCGCAATGCTGTTGGCCGGCGGACAAGGAAGCCGGTTGAAATCGTTAACTTATACCATAGCCAAGCCTGCGCTTCCGTTTGGCGGAAAATATCGGATTATTGACTTTCCATTATCCAATTGCACCAATTCAGGAATCGAAACTGTTGGCGTGCTGACACAGTACCAGCCGCATGTCCTACATGAGTACATCGGGCTGGGAACGCCATGGGATTTGGATCGCCATAACGGCGGAGTCACTATGCTTCCGCCTTATGCAGAAATTGAGGGCATAAAATGGTATGCCGGAACTGCCAGTGCAATTTATCAGAACATCAGTTTTCTTCAATCCTGTAATCCGGAATATGTGCTGATTCTTTCAGGAGATCATATTTACAAAATGGATTATGGGTTACTTGTGGACTATCATAAAGAGCATGAGGCGGATGTCACAATTTCAGTGCTGGAAGTCCCATGGGAAGAAGCCAGTCGATTCGGGGTCATTAACGTCAACGACAAAATGGATGTGATGGAATTTGACGAAAAGCCTGAAAATCCGAAAAGCAATCTGGCTTCTATGGGTGTGTACGTGTTTAAATGGGGAAAATTGAAAGAGTATCTGGAGACAGATAATGTAGACGAAGAATCTTCCCATGATTTTGGAAAAGACATCTTGCCAGCTATGCTGCAAAAAGGCGAAAAAATGGTTGCTTACCCGTTTAAAGGATATTGGAAGGATGTTGGAACGATCGAAAGCCTATGGGAAGCTAATATGGACTTGCTGGACTTGAATTCTGGACTGAATCTGCACGATTCGGCTTGGCGTATTTTCTCCTCAAATCCACAACTTCCACCCCAGGTCATTACTGAAACTGGGAACGTCCAAGGATCTATGGTGAATGAGGGCTGTGTGATTTCTGGTGAAGTTATAAAATCTGTCATTTTTCAGAACGTGAAGATTGAAGAAGGGGCTTCGGTTTCGGAAAGTGTCATCATGAGCGGAGTGACGATCCATAAAGACGTCAAGCTTCATCGGGCGATTGTGCCGCCTCGGCTTGATATACCGGAAGGGTTCGAAGTACTTGGTCAACAGCAGGATGAAGTGGTTTTATTGACGCAACAGCAACTGGATGAATGGAAGGAGCGTGGTGGGAAATGAATTTAATGGCTGTAGTGGATGCCTCTGTTAAAAAAGAAGGGCTGCAGGATCTGACAATGCAACGGACTGTTTCTTCTGTACCGTTTGCGGGACGCTATCGATTAATCGACTTTCCTTTATCGAATCTTGTGAATTCTGGTGTTAATACAGTTGGCGTTTTCCCTTCATACCCCGTTGCCTCTTTGGTGGATCACATTGGGGTAGGAAAAAGCTGGGATTTGGACCGAAGAAAAAATGGCCTTTTTTTCCTTCCAGTTACCCAGCGTGATGGAGGAATATCGAGTATTGGTGCATTTGCAGCTTTGGAAGAGCATATGCAGTTTTTCACGAAGAGCATTCAGCCCTATGCTGTCGTTATCAATAGCTTTGTTGTTAACCAATTGGATTTCAAAGACATGCTGGATCAGCATATCCGTTCAGGTGCAGATATCACAGAAGCGGTAAGTGAAGGGGTTTCCTTGAAAACCTATATTTTGTCCAAAGATCTGCTGGTTGAACTGATTCGGACTCACCGTGACAAAAGGGTGGTAAGCGTTGAAGATGTCGTTAATTTGAAGAAGAGTCCTTATACATTTAATGAGTATGAATACAAAGGTTATTTTGCCGTTATTGATTCTATTCAAAGCTATTTCCGTGCCTCATTGGCCTTGTTGGATGAAGAAAATCGAAAGCAACTGTTCCTGCCTAATCGTCCGATTTATACAAAAGTAAAAGACGAACCGCCCACTCGTTATATCACTGGCTCACATGTCGAACGGGCGTTGGTCGCGAATGGTAGCACTATTATGGGTGAAGTGCGTGACAGTATCATTAGCCGTGCAGTCTACATTAAAAAGAGTGCACGTGTAGAGAAATGTATTATTATGCAAAAATGTATTATTGAAGAAAACTGTGATTTATCTTACGTCATTGCAGATAAAGAAGTTTATATTGGCGAAGGGGTAGTTCTGCACGGAACATCGGAGCATCCGATTGTTTTACGCAAAGGGGAAAAGGTTACTAAGGAGGACTTGTGATGAAAATTATTATGGCAGCAGCAGAATGCGCGCCTTTTGCCAAAGCTGGAGGCCTGGCGGATGTAATGGGTGCGTTGCCGAAAGAGCTTAGCAGATTGGGCCATGAACTCAATGTCATCGTACCTAAGTACAGCTTGATTTCCGAAGAATATATATCTGAATTTGCTCTGAAAGAGTCGCTGGAATTCGACTTTAAAGGTCAACAAATGTCTTTCAGAGTCCTTGAATACAATCATGCTGGTGTGAAATTTCTATTTGTAGAAAATGATGACTATTTCAAAAGAGATCAAATTTATGGCCAGGTAGATGACTCAGAGAGATATGCTTTTTTTAACCGCGCAGTTCTGGAAATCGTCCGGCGTCAGGAAAAGCCCGCAGATCTGCTGCATGTTCATGATTGGCATACCGCTATGGTTCCATTTTTGTTGAAAGAAGATCAGCGATATACGTCTATCAGCTCGATTAAGACTGTCCTGACAATTCATAATCTGCAATTTCAAGGGAAGTTCTCAAGGGGTGTATTCCTAGAAAACTTTGAAATGGATGCACGTTATTATGATGATGGCAGCGTAGAGTGGAATGGCAACTTCAATTCTTTAAAAACTGGCATATCTTATGTCGATAAAGTAACCACTGTCAGTCCCACTTATCGAGATGAAATCTTGACGGATTTTTATGGAGAAAAACTGAATAGCTTGCTGCAGGAAAAAGAGCAGGACCTGATCGGTATTTTAAACGGCATCGATACTGAAGTTTATAATCCCGCGACAGATTTGGCCATTGAACGGGAGTTTGATGCCATGAGCATAGAAGGAAAACAAGTCAACAAACGAGCAATCCAATCGAGAGTGGGACTTCCAGAACGAGGGGATGTGCCGTTATTGACGATGATTTCCAGGCTGTCAGGGCAAAAAGGAATTGATGTTCTGCAGGAAGTGCTTCCCACTTTATTAGCAGAACAGGAGATTCAGTTTGTGTTATTGGGGTCTGGTGAAGAACAGTATGAACAGTTTTTCAAGAAACTAGCCATTGATTTCCCGAACAAGGTCTATGTTCATGTGGGCTTCGATGAGGCATTTGCTCATTTATTATACGCGGGCGCCGATATCTTCTTGATGCCTTCTCATTTTGAGCCCTGCGGCTTGAGTCAACTGATTTCGATGCGTTATGGAACTGTTCCGGTAGCCAATAAAACAGGCGGTTTGAAAGACACGGTAATAGAATATGATGAACATTTAAAAGCCGGCAATGGGTTCTTAAGCGATTTCTTACAGAACAAGGCCTTTAGTCTTGCTCTCGAGCGATGTCTGGCTTTTTACCAGCAGCCTGAACATTGGGAAGTTATCAAAAAAAATGGCATGAAAGGTGATTATTCCTGGTCGCGCTCTGCGATCGAGTACGCTAAACTCTATGACAGGATAATCTGAAGGGGTGTGCCAATTATGTTTTCTTACAAAGAAGAGTTTAAGAAAAGCTTTGTCACTCGAATGGAACGCAAGGGAATGGAAAAAACCGCGGAACTGGCCTATGAAACGCTTTGGGAAATGACACAGGAGTGGATTCAGAAGCGCTGGAATCGAACCAACCAATTATATAGAGATAATAACGAAAAAAAATTGTATTATTTTTCCATAGAATTCCTTATCGGAAGAGTTCTGGGGCAAAACCTCATCAATTTAAATTTTTACGACACCGTAAAAGAAGGACTTGATGAACTGGGTCTGCAACTGTCCGAGATAGAGGAACTGGAAACGGAACCGGGTCTCGGAAATGGAGGTCTTGGAAGGTTAGCGGCTTGCTTTGTGGATTCTTTGGCGTCTCTTGGGTTGCCGGGTCACGGATATGGTTTGCGCTACAAGGGCGGTTTATTCACACAGCATTTTGTCAACGGCTATCAGACAGAACAGCCTACCCAGTGGATACAGCAAGAACACAATGTAGACATTCGCCGCGAGGAACTGGCGGTGGACATTTCTTATTACGGAGAGATCCAAGTGGTCATGGGGCTGGATGGACTTAAAGTCAACGTGGAAAACCCGGAATGGGTCAAAGCGATTCCTTATGATATGCCGGTTGTGGGGGCAAATGGTGGTACAGTCAATACCCTTCGATTATGGCAAGCGGAGGTTTCGGATCGACCGTTTCCCGGTCGCGAAGATTATGCGGTTTATGAGCATGAAACTGCTAAAATCACGGATCGACTTTATCCGGATGATTCTCTAGAGGCCGGAAAAATTCTGCGTCTGAAACAGCAATATTTCCTATGCAGTGCATCGCTTCAAACCATTTTAAATAATCGTAGTTTTTCTATAGAGGCACTTCCTGAAAATGCTGCTATCCAAATCAATGACACGCACCCAGCTCTGGCCATTCCAGAATTGATGCGCCTGTTGATTGATGATCATGCCTTAAGCTGGGATCAAGCCTGGGATATCACGACCCGCACTATTTCTTATACAAATCATACGATTCTGGAAGAAGCAATGGGAAAATGGGACAGCCGTTTGATCCAGTCCTTGCTCCCAAGAATCTATCTGATCATCGAAGAAATCGATCGACGCTTTAAAAAGAGCTTGCAGCAGCAGGAACTCGATGAGGAGGCTCTCCACAAACTGTCCATTATCGAAAATGGCACCATTAAAATGGCGGTACTGGCGGTAGTGGGAAGCTATAAAGTGAACGGCGTGGCAAAATTGCATACTG
This window harbors:
- the glgB gene encoding 1,4-alpha-glucan branching protein GlgB, which encodes MNDLQSHLTQELLDAFHAGLMKDAYLYFGAHATSDKTRFTIWVPDVDKVAVACTGPGSPKEEVFQMEQHPLDATVWQIQIHQRLTGYPYEYIIKTKDGKELRKSDPYAFEGEMRPETKSVVAASSKHTWSKTVLQQKKIQNKDHCEKPMAIYELHIGTWKRNAQGGFLNYRELASELIPYILDMGFTHIEILPITEHPLDESWGYQTTGYFAPTSRYGTADELKYFIAQCAEHKIGLILDWVPGHFCVDEHSLALFNGGPLYEDEREERRANPDWGTLNFDIQKGEVVSFLISSAHYWLNEFKFDGFRMDALVCLLFIPNRENRPHNQEGADFLRKLTNSLREFYPEALLIAEDAWHYPKVTHDVSEGGVGFHYKWNFGWMRDTLDYMEIQPSQRSEAHQKMNFSLIYQYQERYLLALSHDEVVNGRKSLLNKLPGTLDERFLQLRLLFGFWIAHPGKKMLFMGQEFGHFEEWEFKPELDWPSLETDEHKRMADFTKELLVFYKKEKAFFQLDDHPDGFSWIDADNHEQSVAAFIRRGYMPQDECVVVCNFSSHHYEDFRLGVPKNAAYEKIFTSGNDVQRTVIGAVGDPYDDLPYSVEMDLPAFTMSIWKQKQDGSEA
- a CDS encoding glucose-1-phosphate adenylyltransferase — its product is MNDKVVAMLLAGGQGSRLKSLTYTIAKPALPFGGKYRIIDFPLSNCTNSGIETVGVLTQYQPHVLHEYIGLGTPWDLDRHNGGVTMLPPYAEIEGIKWYAGTASAIYQNISFLQSCNPEYVLILSGDHIYKMDYGLLVDYHKEHEADVTISVLEVPWEEASRFGVINVNDKMDVMEFDEKPENPKSNLASMGVYVFKWGKLKEYLETDNVDEESSHDFGKDILPAMLQKGEKMVAYPFKGYWKDVGTIESLWEANMDLLDLNSGLNLHDSAWRIFSSNPQLPPQVITETGNVQGSMVNEGCVISGEVIKSVIFQNVKIEEGASVSESVIMSGVTIHKDVKLHRAIVPPRLDIPEGFEVLGQQQDEVVLLTQQQLDEWKERGGK
- a CDS encoding GlgC family sugar phosphate nucleotidyltransferase is translated as MNLMAVVDASVKKEGLQDLTMQRTVSSVPFAGRYRLIDFPLSNLVNSGVNTVGVFPSYPVASLVDHIGVGKSWDLDRRKNGLFFLPVTQRDGGISSIGAFAALEEHMQFFTKSIQPYAVVINSFVVNQLDFKDMLDQHIRSGADITEAVSEGVSLKTYILSKDLLVELIRTHRDKRVVSVEDVVNLKKSPYTFNEYEYKGYFAVIDSIQSYFRASLALLDEENRKQLFLPNRPIYTKVKDEPPTRYITGSHVERALVANGSTIMGEVRDSIISRAVYIKKSARVEKCIIMQKCIIEENCDLSYVIADKEVYIGEGVVLHGTSEHPIVLRKGEKVTKEDL
- the glgA gene encoding glycogen synthase GlgA, which gives rise to MKIIMAAAECAPFAKAGGLADVMGALPKELSRLGHELNVIVPKYSLISEEYISEFALKESLEFDFKGQQMSFRVLEYNHAGVKFLFVENDDYFKRDQIYGQVDDSERYAFFNRAVLEIVRRQEKPADLLHVHDWHTAMVPFLLKEDQRYTSISSIKTVLTIHNLQFQGKFSRGVFLENFEMDARYYDDGSVEWNGNFNSLKTGISYVDKVTTVSPTYRDEILTDFYGEKLNSLLQEKEQDLIGILNGIDTEVYNPATDLAIEREFDAMSIEGKQVNKRAIQSRVGLPERGDVPLLTMISRLSGQKGIDVLQEVLPTLLAEQEIQFVLLGSGEEQYEQFFKKLAIDFPNKVYVHVGFDEAFAHLLYAGADIFLMPSHFEPCGLSQLISMRYGTVPVANKTGGLKDTVIEYDEHLKAGNGFLSDFLQNKAFSLALERCLAFYQQPEHWEVIKKNGMKGDYSWSRSAIEYAKLYDRII
- the glgP gene encoding glycogen/starch/alpha-glucan family phosphorylase, which translates into the protein MFSYKEEFKKSFVTRMERKGMEKTAELAYETLWEMTQEWIQKRWNRTNQLYRDNNEKKLYYFSIEFLIGRVLGQNLINLNFYDTVKEGLDELGLQLSEIEELETEPGLGNGGLGRLAACFVDSLASLGLPGHGYGLRYKGGLFTQHFVNGYQTEQPTQWIQQEHNVDIRREELAVDISYYGEIQVVMGLDGLKVNVENPEWVKAIPYDMPVVGANGGTVNTLRLWQAEVSDRPFPGREDYAVYEHETAKITDRLYPDDSLEAGKILRLKQQYFLCSASLQTILNNRSFSIEALPENAAIQINDTHPALAIPELMRLLIDDHALSWDQAWDITTRTISYTNHTILEEAMGKWDSRLIQSLLPRIYLIIEEIDRRFKKSLQQQELDEEALHKLSIIENGTIKMAVLAVVGSYKVNGVAKLHTEILKKREMKELNEQFPNKFHNKTNGITHRRWLLKANHELSGLITEAIGPRWIKEPERLSELHYFAQNHSFLQDFQAIKSLKKEHLIHHLQRNQNVVVDPDSIFDIHIKRFHGYKRQLMNILHIQMLYDRIKRDPTYRPYPRTFFFGGKAAPSYHFAKQVIKMINTVASKVNSDPLARKHLHVVFVENYNVTQAEYLIPAADVSEQISTASKEASGTGNMKLMMNGALTIGTFDGANVEIFEEVGQENAFVFGMRAEQVMQYEKEKSYNPKEIIDSDSEIAQLMEELIKGEWTDGKNNVDFIVGQLMEDSDPYFVLKDFRSYSKAHEQILKAYAHPEKWAEMCVKNIAASGIFSSDRTIQQYSNDVWHLTKIPSIY